In Nitrospira sp., one genomic interval encodes:
- a CDS encoding TldD/PmbA family protein, translated as MTQRIGEQDYTTIAQDLLGRAVKHGATAADVMVADGETLSVQVRMGAVDRLTKAREKRLGLRVFFGQRSASASTSDFSHDSLDRFVGETCALAQAVVEDPVSGLPDPGQYAADSPDLTIYDPTKLQTDQQIELALRAERAAFDADSRVTNSEGAECDSSSGRVILANSHGFLGQYANSSFSLSVSPIASDGAGMQRDYWYGVDRSFAKLESPERIGREATRRTVRKLGARRVPTCSVPVIFESEVAGGLLSHLCGALSGYALYKGASFLIGQLGRQIAPDFVTIYDDGRMPGGLGTRPFDGEGLPTRKQAVVERGRLKSYLLDTYSGKKLGLPSTGNASRSIGESPSVGPTNFYMVPGMTKPENIIASVKRGLYVTDLIGFGVNMVTGDYSRGASGFWIENGELAYPVEEITIAGNLKQMYANIEMIGTDLVFRGRVACPTVKLAEMTIAGS; from the coding sequence ATGACCCAACGGATCGGCGAACAGGACTATACGACGATTGCGCAAGATCTTCTTGGCCGGGCGGTGAAACACGGCGCCACGGCGGCGGATGTGATGGTGGCGGACGGGGAAACCCTATCCGTGCAGGTGCGCATGGGGGCCGTCGATCGCTTGACCAAGGCGCGAGAGAAGCGGCTGGGGCTGCGGGTGTTCTTCGGGCAGCGCTCGGCTAGCGCGTCGACCTCCGACTTTTCCCATGACTCCCTCGACCGGTTCGTCGGTGAAACCTGTGCCTTGGCCCAGGCCGTGGTGGAGGATCCGGTGTCGGGCTTGCCGGACCCGGGACAGTATGCAGCGGACTCGCCGGACCTGACGATCTATGACCCCACGAAGCTACAGACCGATCAGCAGATCGAGTTGGCGCTGCGCGCCGAACGGGCCGCATTCGACGCCGATTCGCGAGTAACGAACTCGGAAGGCGCCGAGTGTGATTCGTCCTCAGGCCGTGTCATCCTGGCCAACAGTCATGGATTCCTCGGACAGTATGCCAACAGCAGCTTTTCGCTCTCCGTGTCGCCGATCGCTTCGGATGGCGCCGGCATGCAACGGGACTATTGGTACGGGGTGGATCGATCGTTCGCCAAGTTAGAGAGCCCGGAGAGGATCGGCCGCGAGGCCACGCGTCGGACCGTCAGAAAGTTGGGGGCTCGGCGGGTGCCCACATGCTCCGTGCCGGTGATCTTCGAATCAGAAGTGGCGGGTGGGCTGCTCAGTCATCTCTGCGGAGCCCTCTCGGGTTATGCGCTCTATAAGGGCGCCTCCTTCTTGATCGGACAGCTGGGCCGGCAGATCGCACCGGATTTCGTCACCATCTACGACGATGGTCGGATGCCTGGCGGTTTGGGCACCCGCCCGTTCGATGGTGAAGGCTTGCCCACCAGGAAGCAGGCCGTGGTCGAGCGGGGGCGCTTGAAGAGTTATCTGTTGGATACCTATTCGGGGAAAAAACTCGGGTTGCCTTCCACCGGTAATGCCTCCCGTAGTATCGGAGAAAGTCCGTCAGTCGGGCCGACCAATTTCTATATGGTGCCTGGTATGACAAAACCGGAAAACATCATCGCCTCCGTGAAGCGCGGTCTGTATGTGACCGACCTCATCGGGTTCGGGGTCAACATGGTGACCGGGGACTATTCGCGCGGGGCGAGCGGCTTCTGGATCGAAAATGGGGAATTGGCCTATCCCGTGGAAGAGATCACCATTGCCGGGAATCTCAAACAGATGTATGCCAACATCGAAATGATCGGCACGGACCTGGTGTTTCGCGGGCGCGTGGCGTGTCCCACTGTCAAGCTGGCCGAGATGACGATTGCGGGGAGTTGA
- a CDS encoding proline--tRNA ligase — protein sequence MRVSETLIPTLREDPGEAETVSHRFMLRAGMIRKVAAGIYTYLPLGLRVLRKIECIVREEMNRAGAQEVLMPVASPAELWRETGRWDFYGKELLRFKDRHERDFCLGPTHEEVITDLFRREVRSYRQMPLNFYQIQTKFRDEIRPRFGLMRGREFIMKDAYSFDRDEAAAKLSYQKMYEAYNRIFTRCGLTFRPVEADTGLIGGTSSHEFMVLAETGEETIVYSEQGTYAANVERAEVLPPEASNEETRRPLTAVKTPNRRTVEDVTAFLKITPQQMVKTLLYDTGIEAVAVLVRGDHEVNEIKLKRLLGVTDVELVKPERVPSLTGAPAGFVGPVGLKQIRILADWTVQSMANFVVGANQADTHFFDANWDRDFTVAQFADLRNAQAGDASPRKDGILKTAKGIEVGHVFMLGTKYSQAMKATFLDAQGQEQFAVMGCYGIGVSRVAAAAVEQNHDAKGIKWPLPIAPFHVTLLPLSQSEPVTQLAGQLYQSLQQAGIEVLWDDREERAGVKFNDADLIGAPYHLVIGDKGLAQGQVELKRRQTGETIKTAPDQVLATLSAWITDAT from the coding sequence ATGCGCGTCTCCGAAACCCTTATCCCAACACTCCGTGAAGATCCAGGCGAGGCTGAAACCGTCAGCCATCGCTTCATGCTGCGAGCCGGCATGATCCGGAAAGTTGCCGCCGGCATTTACACCTATCTGCCGCTGGGCCTGCGCGTGCTCCGAAAAATCGAGTGCATCGTCCGCGAAGAAATGAATCGTGCCGGCGCCCAAGAAGTGCTGATGCCGGTGGCTTCCCCCGCCGAACTTTGGCGCGAAACGGGACGCTGGGACTTCTACGGCAAAGAACTCCTCCGCTTCAAAGATCGCCACGAACGGGATTTCTGCCTGGGACCGACGCATGAGGAAGTGATCACCGATTTGTTCCGGCGCGAGGTTCGGTCCTACCGCCAGATGCCGCTCAATTTTTATCAGATCCAGACCAAGTTCCGGGATGAGATCCGCCCCCGCTTCGGCCTGATGCGCGGACGCGAATTCATCATGAAAGATGCCTACAGTTTCGACCGGGACGAAGCGGCGGCCAAACTGAGTTACCAGAAAATGTATGAGGCCTATAACCGCATCTTCACACGTTGCGGCCTCACCTTCCGTCCCGTAGAGGCCGACACGGGCTTGATCGGCGGCACCTCGTCGCACGAATTCATGGTGCTGGCCGAGACGGGCGAAGAGACCATCGTCTACAGTGAACAAGGCACCTATGCGGCCAACGTGGAGCGGGCAGAAGTCCTGCCGCCGGAAGCCTCCAACGAAGAGACGCGCCGCCCGCTGACCGCCGTGAAGACACCGAACCGCCGGACGGTTGAGGATGTCACTGCCTTTTTGAAGATCACCCCCCAGCAGATGGTGAAGACTCTGCTGTACGACACGGGGATTGAGGCCGTGGCCGTGCTTGTCCGCGGCGATCATGAAGTCAACGAGATCAAGCTCAAACGTCTCCTGGGCGTCACCGATGTGGAACTCGTCAAGCCGGAACGCGTTCCAAGCCTGACCGGAGCGCCGGCCGGCTTCGTCGGCCCCGTCGGGCTGAAGCAGATCAGAATCTTGGCTGACTGGACGGTTCAGTCCATGGCCAACTTCGTCGTGGGAGCGAATCAAGCCGATACCCACTTCTTCGACGCCAATTGGGATCGGGACTTCACGGTCGCACAATTCGCAGACCTCCGCAATGCACAGGCCGGAGACGCTTCTCCGCGAAAAGACGGGATTTTGAAAACCGCCAAGGGCATCGAGGTCGGACATGTCTTCATGTTGGGAACCAAATACAGCCAAGCCATGAAGGCGACGTTCCTAGATGCGCAAGGCCAAGAACAGTTCGCCGTCATGGGTTGTTATGGAATCGGCGTGAGCCGGGTCGCAGCTGCAGCCGTCGAACAGAACCACGATGCCAAGGGAATCAAATGGCCGCTCCCCATCGCTCCCTTCCATGTCACCTTGCTTCCGCTCAGCCAATCGGAACCGGTGACACAGCTCGCCGGGCAGCTGTATCAATCCCTCCAGCAGGCCGGCATTGAAGTCCTGTGGGATGATCGCGAAGAGCGAGCCGGCGTGAAGTTCAACGACGCGGATCTCATCGGAGCGCCCTACCACTTGGTGATCGGCGATAAGGGGTTGGCCCAGGGTCAGGTCGAATTGAAACGTCGCCAGACCGGCGAGACCATCAAAACCGCTCCTGATCAGGTATTGGCCACTCTCTCTGCGTGGATCACGGACGCAACCTGA
- a CDS encoding uracil-DNA glycosylase, which produces MSSTPTTLQALAESLENCQRCPLAKLGRSRVVFGVGNPQASVMFVGEAPGYHEDQKGEPFVGAAGQLLNDLLKSAGLSRSDIYIANVIKCRPPNNRDPEPIEVETCKPFLLQQIALIRPTLVCSLGNWATQTLLERKVGITRVHGQAFHLKEFVLFPLLHPAAALHQGTLLTPLREDFQKLKEFLDRHRRPREESGTPTEVSKLHIEPPTPSAQQMDLFGP; this is translated from the coding sequence ATGTCATCTACTCCGACCACCTTACAAGCCCTCGCCGAATCGCTTGAGAATTGCCAGCGATGCCCCCTCGCCAAACTGGGTCGCAGCCGAGTGGTGTTCGGCGTGGGCAACCCGCAGGCCTCGGTGATGTTCGTGGGAGAAGCGCCGGGGTACCATGAGGACCAGAAGGGGGAACCCTTCGTCGGCGCGGCAGGACAACTCCTCAACGACCTGTTGAAGTCGGCCGGGCTGTCCCGTTCGGATATCTACATTGCCAACGTGATCAAGTGCCGCCCGCCGAACAACCGGGACCCGGAACCGATCGAAGTCGAAACCTGCAAGCCGTTTCTCCTCCAACAGATCGCCTTGATCCGCCCCACCTTAGTCTGCTCGCTGGGAAACTGGGCCACCCAGACCTTGCTGGAACGGAAGGTGGGAATTACGCGAGTACACGGGCAGGCCTTTCACTTGAAGGAGTTCGTGTTGTTTCCGCTCCTGCATCCGGCGGCGGCCCTGCACCAAGGAACGCTGCTGACGCCCTTGCGGGAAGATTTCCAGAAGTTGAAGGAGTTTCTCGACCGACATCGTCGGCCGAGAGAGGAAAGCGGGACTCCCACCGAAGTCTCCAAGTTGCACATCGAACCGCCGACACCGTCCGCTCAACAAATGGACTTGTTCGGCCCATAA
- the rseP gene encoding RIP metalloprotease RseP translates to MGTAFAWSPDFVSLLTHWALPFLVVLGVLVAFHEMGHFLAARWVGVKVLKFSLGFGPKIFGRQIGETEYLLSVVPLGGYVKLFGEDEHETVTPEEKKRAFAHQSLWGKTLIVAAGPIFNFILAYLIYTTYIGLGYTLPIPSFKDIVPEIEAVLPGSPADQAGLKPGDRVIRVNEKEISTSAELLKAVAQSNGRQLTLDFTRGGQIKTTLVTPSKTTLEENGKPVVVYQLGVEERAPVITAVIPGSRAQSAGLAAGDRIVRIEGHDIHTWSQMTGFVRENPNRALQFDILRKGASETLTVTPMAEKTTVDGKAVEVGKIGISAQNQTVLQTNNPLQAPLLGAQATWSWTELTVVGIYKIITGEISRKNVGGPLTIAKTAGDAAEQGTSSLVFLMAMLSINLGVLNLLPIPILDGGHLLFFFIEAVRRKPLEDRQRELAQQVGLVLLVGIMIFAFWNDIERLIAP, encoded by the coding sequence GTGGGAACAGCCTTTGCGTGGTCGCCTGATTTCGTCTCGCTCTTGACCCATTGGGCCTTGCCGTTCTTGGTCGTCTTGGGCGTACTCGTTGCCTTTCATGAGATGGGGCACTTCTTGGCCGCCCGTTGGGTCGGCGTCAAGGTACTCAAGTTTTCGCTGGGATTCGGACCGAAGATTTTCGGGCGCCAGATCGGGGAAACGGAATACCTGCTCTCGGTGGTGCCATTGGGCGGCTATGTCAAACTCTTCGGGGAGGATGAACACGAAACCGTCACGCCCGAAGAGAAGAAACGGGCTTTCGCTCACCAGTCGTTATGGGGCAAAACTCTCATCGTTGCCGCCGGGCCGATTTTCAACTTCATTCTGGCCTACTTGATCTATACGACTTACATCGGACTGGGGTACACCCTGCCGATCCCAAGCTTCAAGGATATCGTGCCGGAGATCGAAGCGGTACTGCCGGGGTCCCCTGCCGACCAAGCCGGTTTGAAACCGGGCGATCGCGTCATCCGGGTGAACGAGAAGGAAATTTCCACCAGCGCCGAACTGCTGAAGGCCGTCGCCCAAAGTAACGGCAGGCAACTCACTCTCGATTTCACGCGTGGCGGCCAAATCAAGACCACGCTGGTCACGCCCAGCAAAACCACTCTGGAGGAAAACGGGAAACCGGTCGTCGTGTACCAATTAGGCGTCGAAGAGCGGGCTCCAGTCATCACGGCCGTCATTCCCGGATCGCGTGCCCAGAGCGCTGGCCTGGCAGCCGGAGACCGCATTGTACGCATCGAGGGCCATGACATTCACACCTGGTCTCAGATGACCGGGTTTGTGCGAGAAAACCCTAACCGTGCGCTGCAGTTCGATATCCTCCGAAAGGGCGCGTCAGAGACCCTGACGGTGACGCCGATGGCCGAAAAAACCACTGTCGATGGGAAGGCCGTCGAAGTCGGCAAGATCGGGATCTCGGCCCAGAACCAGACCGTCCTGCAGACGAACAATCCGCTCCAGGCTCCGCTGCTCGGGGCCCAAGCAACCTGGAGTTGGACCGAACTGACCGTCGTGGGCATTTACAAGATCATCACGGGCGAAATCTCCCGGAAGAACGTCGGTGGACCGCTCACAATCGCGAAGACCGCCGGTGACGCGGCCGAACAGGGCACCTCAAGTTTGGTGTTTCTCATGGCGATGCTCAGCATCAACCTCGGCGTCCTCAACCTCTTGCCGATCCCGATTCTGGACGGCGGGCACTTGCTCTTCTTCTTTATCGAGGCGGTCCGCCGGAAACCGTTGGAGGACCGGCAGAGGGAGCTGGCGCAGCAGGTGGGGCTGGTGCTCCTTGTCGGCATCATGATCTTTGCCTTCTGGAATGACATCGAACGCTTGATCGCTCCCTGA
- a CDS encoding phosphatidate cytidylyltransferase, with protein MQKRMDPARPRPSSEAVRRVLTAAVFLPLLYVLIHDFGPLAFFILVAVCGMVAVGEFYRLHLGTAVWPWWGWLGVGATGLLLGSVQWPALLSLHTVLLGTIIMALCMPLITTKPLRESLADGMVLVMGALYLGLTLSYLLLIRALPDGVALIFFVLLVTWAGDTGAYIVGKTMGRHPLAPVISPKKTYEGLAGGMVLAAALAFAARSWFLPAMSLLDCLLLGIGLTFAGLVGDLAESAIKRGAGIKDSGALIPGHGGMLDRLDSLLFTGPAFYYYVMFAISG; from the coding sequence ATGCAGAAGCGTATGGATCCGGCTCGTCCTCGCCCATCGTCTGAGGCCGTGCGCCGAGTCCTCACCGCCGCCGTCTTCCTTCCGCTCCTCTACGTCCTGATTCACGATTTTGGCCCCCTCGCATTCTTCATCCTCGTGGCGGTCTGTGGCATGGTGGCGGTCGGAGAGTTTTACCGCCTTCACCTCGGTACGGCGGTCTGGCCCTGGTGGGGATGGCTGGGTGTCGGTGCCACCGGCCTCTTGCTGGGAAGCGTACAGTGGCCTGCGTTGCTCTCACTCCACACCGTGCTCCTCGGCACAATCATCATGGCCCTGTGCATGCCCCTGATCACGACCAAACCCCTCCGCGAATCCTTGGCCGACGGCATGGTTCTGGTCATGGGAGCGCTCTACCTGGGCCTGACCTTGAGTTATCTCCTGCTCATCAGAGCCCTCCCCGACGGAGTGGCGTTGATCTTTTTCGTCCTGCTCGTCACCTGGGCCGGAGACACCGGAGCCTATATTGTCGGGAAAACGATGGGGCGGCATCCGCTCGCCCCGGTGATCAGCCCCAAGAAAACCTACGAAGGGCTGGCCGGCGGCATGGTATTGGCCGCTGCCCTCGCTTTCGCGGCCCGCTCCTGGTTCCTTCCCGCCATGTCCCTGCTGGACTGCCTGTTGCTCGGCATCGGACTGACCTTCGCGGGCCTCGTGGGCGATCTGGCGGAATCCGCCATCAAACGCGGGGCGGGCATCAAGGACTCCGGCGCCTTGATTCCCGGACATGGGGGCATGCTCGATCGCTTGGATAGCCTCTTGTTCACGGGTCCGGCCTTCTACTACTATGTCATGTTCGCCATCTCCGGATGA
- the tldD gene encoding metalloprotease TldD, with amino-acid sequence MGQENAVALGRFGMTDREVEQALGRVKVSSVDYADLYFEYCQSESVSMEEGIVKRAAKSIGQGVGVRATVGEKTGFAYSDELTPKDLNIAADTARYIADSGQLSAPIPVTQQPAPARNLYPHDRADVEVATRDRVALLNAIDAEARRYDPRIKNVLASYNTEYKVMLVATSDGVMVGDIQPLSRLQVTCIAEEGGNRQIGTFGGGGRIGLEYFQADQRYLQFAREAAREAILNLSAVEAPAGVMPVVLGGGWPGILLHEAIGHGLEADFNRKKTSAFSNLVGKRVASDVCTIVDDGTLPFRRGSLNVDDEGIPTSRTVLIERGILRGYITDKLNARLMGIPLTGNGRRESYQSVVLPRMTNTFMLAGESDPHDIIKSVKKGLYAVSFGGGQVDITNGKFVFSASEAYLIEDGRITRPVKGATLIGNGPEILTKVSMVGHDLKLDEGIGTCGKEGQSVPVGVGLPTIRIDEITVGGTKA; translated from the coding sequence ATGGGACAGGAGAACGCCGTTGCGCTCGGCCGGTTCGGCATGACGGATCGGGAGGTCGAGCAGGCGCTGGGACGGGTCAAGGTCTCCAGCGTCGACTACGCCGACCTCTACTTTGAATATTGCCAGTCCGAGTCGGTCTCTATGGAGGAAGGGATCGTCAAACGGGCGGCGAAGAGCATTGGGCAGGGGGTCGGTGTTCGGGCAACCGTCGGCGAGAAGACCGGATTCGCCTATTCTGATGAATTGACCCCTAAGGACCTGAATATCGCGGCGGACACGGCACGCTATATCGCCGATTCCGGCCAGCTGTCCGCTCCGATCCCCGTCACGCAACAACCAGCTCCGGCCCGGAATCTCTATCCGCATGACAGGGCCGATGTGGAAGTGGCAACGCGGGATCGTGTAGCGCTCCTGAATGCGATCGATGCGGAAGCTCGTCGCTACGATCCTCGCATCAAGAATGTCCTGGCCTCCTACAATACCGAGTATAAGGTCATGTTGGTGGCGACCTCCGACGGAGTGATGGTCGGCGACATCCAACCGCTGTCGCGACTGCAGGTCACCTGTATTGCGGAGGAGGGGGGGAATCGACAGATCGGCACGTTCGGCGGTGGCGGACGGATTGGGCTGGAATATTTTCAGGCTGACCAACGGTATTTGCAGTTCGCCCGGGAGGCGGCTCGAGAGGCGATCCTCAACTTGAGCGCAGTCGAGGCTCCGGCTGGAGTCATGCCGGTCGTGCTGGGGGGAGGTTGGCCCGGTATCTTGCTGCACGAGGCGATCGGACATGGGCTGGAGGCGGATTTCAACCGCAAGAAGACTTCGGCCTTTTCCAATCTCGTGGGAAAGCGCGTGGCATCGGACGTCTGCACGATTGTGGATGACGGCACGTTGCCGTTTCGTCGGGGCTCCTTGAACGTGGACGACGAGGGAATCCCGACCAGTCGCACTGTGCTGATCGAACGGGGAATCCTTCGCGGTTACATCACCGATAAGTTGAATGCGCGACTGATGGGCATTCCCCTGACCGGTAATGGGAGGCGCGAGAGTTATCAGAGTGTGGTCCTGCCGAGGATGACCAATACGTTCATGTTGGCCGGTGAGTCGGACCCGCATGACATCATTAAGTCGGTGAAGAAGGGGCTCTACGCCGTGTCGTTCGGCGGGGGCCAGGTCGATATCACCAACGGAAAATTTGTCTTCTCAGCCAGCGAAGCCTACCTGATCGAAGACGGACGTATCACCAGGCCGGTCAAGGGCGCAACGTTAATCGGCAACGGCCCGGAAATTTTGACCAAAGTATCCATGGTCGGACATGACTTGAAACTTGATGAAGGAATCGGCACCTGTGGCAAAGAGGGGCAATCGGTGCCGGTCGGTGTCGGGTTGCCGACCATTCGCATCGATGAAATCACGGTCGGCGGAACGAAGGCCTGA
- a CDS encoding 1-deoxy-D-xylulose-5-phosphate reductoisomerase, protein MKNIVILGSTGSIGTNTLDIVERFPQEFRVIGLTAGSNDEKLETQIRRFRPALAALADESAAARLRDRCVDLPVKILAGNGGVAEVAQATEAELVVSAIVGGAGLVPTLAAIRAGKQIALANKEPMVMAGALMQAEAQKHHVRIFPVDSEHSAIFQSLEGHRREDVKRIILTASGGPLWDCSREQLQQVGPERALQHPNWKMGAKITIDSATLMNKGLEVIEARWLFDIPEIHIEVLVHRESIIHSLVEYRDRSVIAQLGLPDMRTPISYAMRYPERMPLELPSLDLTEIGKLTFFKPDHDRFPCLSLGYEALRIGGTMPATMNAANEVAVDAFLQDGIRFLDIPDIIRSTMEAHAPRPIDGLEAALEADRWARDKAESLVHALTR, encoded by the coding sequence ATGAAGAACATCGTCATCCTGGGTTCGACCGGCTCGATCGGCACGAACACCCTCGACATCGTCGAGCGATTCCCACAGGAGTTTCGCGTCATCGGTCTGACCGCCGGCTCGAACGACGAGAAACTCGAAACGCAGATCCGCCGTTTTCGCCCGGCGCTTGCCGCGCTCGCCGATGAGTCGGCCGCCGCACGGCTCCGGGACCGCTGTGTCGATCTGCCGGTGAAAATTCTCGCGGGGAACGGCGGTGTGGCGGAGGTCGCCCAGGCAACTGAGGCCGAACTGGTCGTCTCGGCTATCGTAGGAGGTGCCGGGCTCGTTCCCACCTTGGCGGCCATTCGGGCGGGTAAACAGATCGCCCTCGCCAACAAGGAGCCGATGGTCATGGCCGGAGCCTTGATGCAGGCAGAGGCTCAGAAACACCACGTCCGCATCTTCCCGGTCGACAGCGAACATAGCGCCATCTTCCAATCTCTTGAAGGTCATCGGCGGGAGGACGTCAAGCGCATCATCCTGACAGCCTCGGGAGGACCGCTCTGGGACTGTTCACGCGAGCAATTGCAACAGGTCGGTCCCGAACGCGCGCTCCAACACCCGAATTGGAAGATGGGGGCGAAGATTACCATCGACTCCGCCACCCTGATGAACAAAGGGTTGGAGGTCATCGAGGCACGCTGGCTGTTCGACATCCCGGAAATCCATATCGAAGTCTTGGTCCATCGCGAAAGCATCATCCATTCGTTGGTGGAGTATCGCGACCGATCGGTGATTGCGCAGTTGGGTCTTCCGGACATGCGGACACCCATTTCCTATGCCATGCGTTACCCGGAGCGAATGCCGTTGGAACTTCCGTCGCTGGACCTAACCGAGATCGGCAAGCTGACCTTTTTCAAACCCGACCACGATCGGTTTCCCTGTCTGTCGCTTGGGTATGAGGCGTTGCGGATTGGAGGCACCATGCCCGCGACCATGAATGCCGCCAACGAAGTGGCCGTGGACGCATTTCTCCAGGATGGAATTCGATTTCTCGATATTCCTGATATCATTCGGAGTACAATGGAAGCACATGCGCCCCGTCCAATCGACGGCTTGGAGGCCGCGTTGGAAGCCGACCGATGGGCGCGTGACAAAGCCGAGTCCCTGGTACACGCGTTGACACGGTAA
- a CDS encoding isoprenyl transferase, with product MNDSRSSDIDPASDSDLLAKLEPELLPRHLAVIMDGNGRWAELRGLPRIAGHQEGIKSVRELITLSLELGIKIVTIYAFSQENWNRPAQEISALMGLLEHYLSTERSSLIEQGVRFQTIGRVSALPPAALQIVRATERETAHLTKLTLNVALSYGGRAELVDAAKDLARAVQTGRLSVDQIDERTMQQALYTHDLPDPDLLIRTSGETRISNFLLWQLAYTELYFTQTLWPDFRRREMLVALIEYQRRERRFGRVLSSVSS from the coding sequence ATGAACGATTCTCGATCAAGTGATATCGATCCCGCCTCTGACTCGGATCTGCTCGCGAAACTCGAACCGGAACTGCTCCCAAGACATCTTGCCGTCATCATGGACGGGAACGGTCGCTGGGCCGAATTGCGCGGGCTACCGCGTATTGCCGGTCACCAAGAGGGCATCAAGTCCGTTCGTGAACTCATCACCCTCTCCCTCGAACTCGGGATCAAGATCGTCACCATCTATGCGTTTTCTCAGGAGAACTGGAACCGGCCGGCACAGGAAATTTCAGCGTTGATGGGGCTGCTGGAGCATTACCTCTCCACCGAACGATCGAGCCTCATCGAACAGGGCGTACGGTTTCAAACCATCGGCCGGGTCTCCGCCCTTCCCCCGGCCGCGTTGCAGATTGTACGTGCCACGGAGCGGGAGACCGCGCACCTCACGAAGTTGACCCTCAATGTCGCCCTCAGCTACGGCGGCCGGGCCGAGCTTGTGGATGCAGCGAAGGACTTGGCCCGAGCGGTTCAGACAGGACGCCTTTCCGTGGATCAAATCGATGAGCGTACGATGCAACAGGCCTTGTACACGCACGACCTCCCCGACCCCGATCTGTTGATTCGCACCAGCGGCGAGACCCGTATCAGCAACTTTTTACTATGGCAGTTGGCCTACACGGAGCTCTACTTCACCCAGACGCTCTGGCCGGACTTCCGGCGGCGTGAAATGTTGGTCGCGCTGATCGAATACCAGCGGCGCGAGCGGCGATTCGGGCGCGTACTCAGCAGCGTCTCCTCCTAG
- a CDS encoding YbhB/YbcL family Raf kinase inhibitor-like protein, with amino-acid sequence MRYLWVALLLVMCPLASFGGGFQVTSVSVKEQGAIGNEHVFNGFGCSGQNISPELRWEHAPKETKSYAVTVYDPDAPTGSGWWHWVLFNIPADVTSLPPGAGKGDGTGVPAGSIQSMTDFGQPGYGGPCPPPGDKPHRYIFTVYALKVDQLPLKPEASGAMVGYFLNQNALAKASLTATYGR; translated from the coding sequence ATGCGATATCTGTGGGTCGCGCTGCTACTCGTGATGTGTCCGCTTGCGAGTTTTGGAGGCGGGTTTCAAGTGACCAGTGTTTCGGTGAAGGAGCAAGGCGCAATTGGGAACGAGCATGTGTTCAATGGATTCGGGTGTAGCGGTCAGAATATCTCCCCGGAACTGCGGTGGGAGCACGCGCCGAAGGAGACCAAGAGTTATGCCGTGACGGTGTACGATCCCGATGCGCCGACTGGAAGCGGGTGGTGGCATTGGGTGCTGTTCAACATTCCGGCGGACGTCACGTCCCTCCCGCCAGGCGCCGGCAAGGGAGACGGTACCGGGGTGCCTGCGGGGAGCATCCAGAGCATGACCGATTTCGGACAACCGGGGTATGGCGGCCCCTGCCCGCCGCCGGGCGACAAACCCCATCGGTATATCTTCACGGTGTACGCGTTGAAGGTGGACCAGTTGCCCCTCAAGCCGGAAGCCTCCGGTGCGATGGTGGGATATTTCCTCAATCAGAACGCACTGGCGAAGGCCTCGCTTACGGCGACCTATGGCCGCTGA